In candidate division KSB1 bacterium, one DNA window encodes the following:
- a CDS encoding nucleotide exchange factor GrpE codes for MVEKKEHDQEFEIKITDETADGSKNAQEVADEKKIESAEPQAQKNAAKESPEKNNYVEQLQRLQAEFMNYKKRVEKERLELSNLFKSELVGSLLPVIDDFERMLSHVDSNNNQSEFFNGLKLIYQKMMDILTGHGLRRIHAKGQKFDPELHEAIMSEDNHHDGDAIVAEEWRSGYQFHDRLLRPAQVKVIKVEKVAEN; via the coding sequence ATGGTAGAGAAAAAAGAACATGACCAAGAATTCGAGATAAAAATCACCGATGAAACGGCAGACGGTAGCAAGAATGCTCAAGAGGTGGCGGATGAGAAAAAGATAGAGTCGGCCGAACCGCAGGCGCAGAAAAACGCTGCGAAGGAGTCTCCAGAGAAGAATAATTATGTGGAGCAATTGCAGCGGTTGCAAGCCGAATTTATGAACTATAAGAAGCGAGTTGAGAAAGAGCGTTTGGAACTTTCGAACTTGTTTAAAAGTGAATTGGTGGGTTCGCTGCTGCCTGTAATTGACGATTTCGAACGAATGCTGAGTCATGTCGATTCCAATAATAATCAGAGTGAATTTTTCAATGGGTTGAAATTAATATATCAGAAGATGATGGACATCTTGACAGGACATGGGCTGAGGCGCATCCATGCGAAGGGACAAAAATTTGATCCGGAGCTCCATGAGGCAATAATGAGCGAAGATAATCACCACGATGGTGATGCAATTGTTGCAGAGGAATGGCGCTCTGGATATCAATTTCACGATCGGTTGTTGCGTCCAGCCCAGGTGAAAGTGATTAAAGTGGAGAAGGTAGCTGAGAACTAA
- a CDS encoding Hsp20/alpha crystallin family protein produces MYRGMFFYPWHDLRNLRKEVHRVVKDFLRNEPEWESGYWQPAVDLVETDDAYIVIAEIPGVKRDEIKISMNENNLRISGERKPLHDLKQHLRSECYYGPFRRSIHIPEEVNKEKITAKYENGLLEVTLPRQRKSGAQEIKIEVN; encoded by the coding sequence ATGTACCGAGGAATGTTTTTCTATCCATGGCATGATCTGAGAAATTTGAGAAAAGAAGTGCATCGGGTGGTCAAAGATTTTTTGCGAAATGAACCGGAGTGGGAATCTGGCTACTGGCAACCGGCAGTTGATTTGGTGGAAACGGATGATGCCTACATTGTCATCGCAGAGATTCCTGGGGTAAAACGCGATGAAATCAAAATCAGTATGAATGAGAACAACTTACGGATCAGTGGTGAGCGGAAGCCATTGCATGATCTGAAGCAGCATCTTCGCTCCGAGTGCTATTATGGCCCATTCCGTCGGTCGATCCATATTCCAGAGGAGGTGAACAAAGAGAAGATCACCGCGAAATATGAGAATGGGTTGCTTGAGGTCACTTTACCACGGCAGAGGAAATCTGGCGCTCAGGAGATAAAAATTGAGGTCAATTAA